The genomic stretch CCACAAAAATACACAACTGCAACTATAACTGTAGTCATTACTTCAGCATCACTCATCTGTTGCTGGCTATCGTCCCGATGATTCATCGCTCGAAGAATGTCATCACACAGGCAATAAATCGCTACAATTTCATCATTCATTTTTCTTGCTGCTACTTGGCTTTTGTCCTTTGTAGCAGCATTTTTTTGTTATAGCTATTAGGTCGCAACTTGGGTTAATTTATCAATAATCATGACTGTAGATGTGCTTTTTCTTTTTCATCTACTTTAGGCAGTTTATATCTCTTTTACTCTGCCTTTTTTTCCTTTTTTAGTCTAGACTCCAGTTTTTGAGGGGTGTTTTTTAACGGTCGGATAGCGAATACGAGGAGGAAGGCGATCACCCTTGGAGCGCTCAGGGGTGATCGCGTAGTTTAGGAGGGATTGCAGGAGTACCAATCGCGGCAATAATTACCGCAAAGGATTGAGCGACCCGACCAGGAGAAAGATTATCCTGAGGAGACTGCCAAGGTAAAGGAGAATCAACACAATCGAGGTGAGCGAACCAAAGTTGCCAAGTCATTAAAGGCATCAAAGCACTCCAACGCTCAGTCGCCTGAGTGGAGGTAATCTGGGGCAGAGTCCAATGTAGACGTTGCTTAGCAAAACGATACCAATGCTCTAGGGCAAAGCGACGCAAGTATTTTAAAAACAGGGTCTCCAAAGCAGGTCTCGTTTTACCCAACCAAGCCAACCACATGGGCTGAAACTTACGGTTGCGTCCCAAGGGTTCAATCACCTCAACTCTAAAAATCTGCATTGGTCGTTCTGGAGAAGTACGGAAATGAAAGTCACGCCAATGAGTTACCTGTACCCGACCGATTTGGGGGTCTGTAATTTCGATGGTGGTGTCGGCAACAGACCAAGTTTCTGGGGCATTCAGTTTGAATTTATGACCATGCTTACATGGTGCGCCACGACCACTATAGGCTGGCGGAACTCCCCAAACACAGTGATTAGATGCCAAACGCAGCAATAGATCTGCCTCAATATTCGCTGTTGCTTTGACAAAACTAGCATTCCCATATCCTCGGTCATAGACAGCTAGTGGGCGTACGCTTAACTGCTCTGTGACTTGTTTGAGTTGGAAGGCTGCTTTACTCACAGGAGTCTCGAAACTGCTGATCCGCTCATGTTTTATCGGTAGTGCCCAACTCCCACTTGCTTCGGGAATCCACGCAAAGGTGCTGTAGCTTTGTCCTACGTCGATACTTTCGTCTTTGCCATGATGGAATCCTCTTTCCTTCAGTGTTTCTGCATCTGGTCGCAACCATACGCTATTATCTCCTGCTAACAAAGGTTGCTCTTCCGTGGGCAACTCTTGCACCATCAGTTTCATCAACTTTGCTCTGACTGGTCGACTATCCCGCAGTCCCTCATAAATACTTGACCATTTTCGCCGAAATAATGGATTCATTGATAGACTCACATACGAGCTAATGCTCGGACTTGTCAGGACGGCATCCATTATTTCAAATACTGCATCTTTTCCTGTCCCAAGGTATTCATATATCGACTTGCGAAATTCTTGTAGTTTTTGGAAAATCATAGTAGTCAATGTCAATTTGGTTTATTGATCATTGCTCTTTTGGCAGTTTGTGCCTAGCACTTCCTGCCTTTCTTTTCTTCTTTTTAGTCTAAAGTCCAGGGAGTAAGTCACAAACACTTTGAGCATTGATGTAAGAATCATTAGTCACAGTAATCAACTCATGAGTAACAGCATTAAGTGCACCGAGGACATTAAAACGCTGCCTTCCAGCCCCAGATTTGACAAACAAGCGTTCAAAACACCACAAAAAGCCTAAATAAGCACCGAGGACAAAATGTGCCGCATCGACAAAGAAAACGGCTCTTTGTCCAGATTTAGTTTCCTCTAAGCGTGGTTCTAGTTTTTTTTGAGAAATTCCTCTTGTGCTGCTGGGTCAGCCTTAGCAGGTATTAGACCCACTCGGTGACAACTCATTCCCATCGATTTCAGGAAATGACGCACCTGTTCTCGACTTCGGACAATCCCTGTCAACTCGCTAATTTTTGCTGCTGCATGAGCTAGTGTTTTGGGTGGATGTTCTCGAAAATATATCTCTATACTTTCTTGATGCTTTTTTAGTTCACTCTGGGGGCGATTAAAGGTTAGTTCTTTGAGTTTGCTTATCCCACCTTCTTTATAATCTCGTAAATAGCTCAACAGTGTCGGTTCACTGATTCTTAGCAGTTTTGTGATTTCTTTGTGTGGGTAGTTCTGACTTTTTAGGTATAGTGCTTCCATTTTTCTCTGTACTCGTGGATGCGGATGATGGAATCTTTCGTAATGTAGCGCATCTATTTCTTCTTTGGTAAATGTTAGTCGGATCATCTTGGAACAAAGTTAACGTTTCTTCCATTCTTCCCCTTTTGAAAAATAAAGTCTACTCCCAGTCAAAGTATACAAATATTTTTTGTGAATACCGCGAAAGGGACGCAGGAAATTGCGTAAACCAACCCAAATCCCCTCCATAGTATTGCAATGAACCTCACAAAAGCCATCTTGATCGTCATCGCGAGCATACTCGCGCTGAGAGTGACAAACAGTTTGACGCTCACGACCAGAATCAGGTATGCGATTGTAAGCATCAGATTCATCGGTATAGACTGTTGTATTTGGTAAAGTTGTTACCTCTACCTGCGGCTGAATCGTGATTTGTTGAGTATTGTCACAGACCTTCATGCGGATCTGACCACTGTTGCGTCCAACCGTGCCGACAACAGGTGGACGGTCATTTGCCATTGTTCCTTTGCCTTTGCGTTGATTCCCTCGTCGTCTTGGTGGGTCTGCTATTGGATCTTTTTTTTGGCTCCCTTTTCTCCTGCATTCTGAAACATCTCGTCCATCTCGGTTTCAGCATCGGGCAGATTACCATTAATCAAATGGGCAAATCCTCATCGTTGGATGCGATGCCGCCAAGACAATAATGTCCCATAGTCGAGTCCTAGTTCCTCGGCTATGTGTTGGGTCGTTTGTCCTTGTAAGAATCCACGCAATATCAGCACGATCTGACCACAGGTGTAATGACTTCCTGATAAGTCTGTTCCTGTAAAAATATGGAACACTTTCCCACATCCCCGACACTTATATTTGACGATTGGTTCGCGTTGGCGATCATGCGGTGCTTGTCCCACTGGTATTGCGTGTCCATTGGGACAATACAATCCTTTCGGATGTAGAATTTCTAATAACCATTCATAGCTGGCTTGCTCATCTAATAATTTTGTCAGGGGAAATTTGATCATCGCATCTTTATCGATTCATGAAGATGACTCCCCCCTATTTTGCCATTTCACCTGCTTCCCCATATGAGCGAAAACATCTTTACTCGCCTAATATTTACTAAAACAGAGATAAGTTTAAAAGATCGTGTTGGTTTGGCTTGTTATATATTTAAACAATGGCAAAAGCAAAAAGTCGATATGTTTGTAATAACTGTGGTGAAGACTTCCCGCAGATGTATGGGAAATGTCCTGCTTGCTCCAGTTGGGGAACATTGCAAGAGGAACTTATTCCTGTCATCTCCACAAATACCAATGCGATCGCTACATTCTCGCATCTCGGTACAACCAAATCCACAGGTAAAGCCAAACCTAGAGAATCCTTAACCCTCTCGCAAATTACCGATAACGACCAAGCGCGATCGCCTTCTGGTTATGAAGAACTCGATCGCGTATTAGGTGGAGGCATTGTCGCAGGTTCCCTTGTGCTGATTGGTGGTGAACCGGGGATTGGTAAAAGTACACTCTTATTGGGTATGGCGCAAAAATTGATGAGCCGCTATCCCACGCTCTATGTCTGTGCCGAGGAGTCAGCGCAACAGGTAAAACTGCGATCGCAACGATTGGGAATCTTAGAGGAGAATTCCGATGATCTCTATTTGTTAGCGGAAACAGATTTAGAAACGGTCTTGAGAGAATTGCAATCTCTTCGTCCCAAGGTTGCTGTAATCGATAGTATTCAAGCCCTCTACTTCTCCAACTTAAATGCTGCCCCCGGTTCCGTTTCGCAAGTGCGGGAATGTACGGCAGCTCTGATGCGGGTGGCGAAGCGCGAGAATATCTCGCTATTTATCGTTGGTCATGTGACTAAGGAAGGCTCGATCGCGGGGCCAAAAGTATTAGAACATATGGTCGATACAGTTCTTTATTTTGAAGGCGATCGCTTTGCTACTCACAGATTATTGAGATCGGTCAAAAATCGCTTTGGCGCAACGCAGGAAATCGGTGTATTTGAGATGATCGATCGCGGCTTGCGTGAAGTTTCCAATCCTTCCGAATTATTTCTCGGCAATCGCGATGAATCTGTTCCCGGAACCGCCACAATTGTCGCCTGTGAAGGTACGCGCCCAATTGTGGTGGAATTACAAGCCCTCGTCAGTCCCACCAGTTATTCTTCACCACGCCGCACCACTACTGGTATCGAGACTAATCGTTTCCTACAAATTCTCGCGGTTCTCGAAAAGCGGATTGGGATTCCTTTATCAAAACTTGATGCCTATGTAGCGGCGGCGGGTGGCTTAAACGTAGCGGAACCTGCGGTGGATCTAGGAGTAGCGATCGCAGTGGCAGCAAGTTTTCGCGATCGCACCGTCGATCCGCGTACAGTGATGATCGGTGAAGTGGGTTTAGGTGGACAGGTGCGCCCCGTATCGCAATTAGATATGCGATTAAAGGAAGCAGCAAAATTGGGCTTTAAACGGGCGATTATTCCGAGTATGCAGGTGATGCAAAATTACGGCATGGAAATAGTGCCTGTAACTAAGGTTTTAGATGCGATCGTGGCAGCTTTACCTCGCACCAAGTTTGAAGCTTCTAAGCCAAGTGATGACTCACTGGATGAATAAAAAGCCGAAATGTTGTGTCACATGCTTAGCATGTGGCACAACATTTCGGCTTTTTATCAACTCGATCGCAGTTCTAAGCCTAATACCTGAGTATGAGCGCCGCGTGCTTGAGTTACGCCGATGGTGCGCTCAGAGGCTTCGATCATGGGACGACGGAGACTTACTACGATGAATTGGGCAAGATTGGCTTGCTTGCGTACCATTTTCGAGAGGCGCTCTACATTTGCACCATCGAGGAACATATCCACCTCATCAAAGGCGTAGAAGGGAGAAGGACGATAGCGCTGGAGAGCAAAGATAAAACTAAGTGCCGTGAGGGATTTCTCGCCACCAGACATGGATGAAAGGTGTTGTACCTGTTTGCCTTTGGGGTGGGCAACGAGGGTTAAACCACCACTGAGAGGGGCATTGGGGTTTTCTAATTGCAGATAGCCATCACCATCGGAGAGTTCAGCAAAGATCTCTTTAAAATGTCCATTGACAGCATCAAAAGCCTGCATAAAGGCGCGTTGACGCAAAGTTGTGAAGTTCTCAATTCTAATTAGCAGTTCAGTCCTTTCTTGATTAAGGGTTTCCAGACGGCTACTGAGTTCATCGAGACGTTCGGATGTGGCTTCGTATTCAGCGATCGCCATCATATTGACAGGTTCCATTGACTGAATGCGTTTCAGCAAGCGACGTTGCTCTAGTTGTAACTGTTCTAGAGTCATCGTCTCAGGGACTTCAGGCAATGGATCAGGTAGTTCAATTTGCTCGAGTTGTTCTTTATACTGAGCGATTTGTTGTTCTAATTCAGCTTGACGCTCACGATTTTTCTGGAGTTGCCATTCCTGTTGCTGTTGCTGTTGCTGTTGGGCACGGAGCGATCGCTCGACCGCATCACGTTCTTGTTTTGCCGCACCGATGGTTTGTTCGAGAACTTCTAGGCGCGATTGGTAAGAGGCGATCGCATTTTCAGTTTGTTTAATTTGATTTTGGATTTGGGCAGTACTATTGATCAGTTCTGTTTGGGTGCTACGCAGTTCTTGGAGACGGGTCTGGCGCTGTGCCATTTTTTCTAGGGCAAGTTTATGTTGATTTTCTAATTCACCCAATTGTTGTTTCGCAGTCCGCAATTCAATTTCGGCACTATTGAGCAGAGCTTCTTGACCTTGCAAAGCTTCTTGACCTTGGAGCCAACGGGAATGCGTTCCCGACTTCTCTAATTCCGCAAGCTCGGCACGTTTAACCAGTAATTTTGCTTCTAGTTCGGCAATGTTGCCATCAAGGGTATTTAGTTGTGCTTGCCCGATTTCAATAGCAGCACGGGTTTGTTGAATTTGATCTTGGAGGCGAGAGCGATCTCGGCTGTTACGTTCGATTTGTTCGTAAATGCGATCGCGTTTGAGTTGTGCTTCACGGTGGGTGGTTCTGGCGGCTTGCAATTGCTCCTCATACTTAGCAATGCCTGTCAATGCACCACGTAACCGTTGATTTAGTCGCGCTAACATTTGATCGATTTCCAAAAGGCGATCGCGCAATTGCTTAGTTTCTGAAGATTCCGCAGGCTTGGCATTACCGAAATGAAGGCTGGTATGCAAAGGTGCGCTCCCGCCCGTCATCGCCCCTGAAGTTTCGAGGATTTCGCCTTCGAGTGTGACCATGCGATATTTGCCAATGTGGAATCTCGCTTGATCAAGATTCTCAAAGACGAGGGTATTGCCAAATACGAAGGAAAAGACATCTTGATAGCGATCTTCATAGGTGACAAGATTAAAGGCGTAATCAATTGCCCCTAATTTCTTCGCTTCTACCCGTGATGGAAATTTGGCAGGCTGTAATTTATTTAATGGTAGAAAAGTTGCCCTTCCTGCCCTTTCTTTTTTGAGTAAGGCGATCGCCTCAGCAGCTACCTCATCGCTCTCAACGACAAGGTTGCCTAAACGCCCACCTGCACAGATTTCTAGCGCCAATTGATAGCGAGGTTCCACTAGCCCTAATTGCGCGACCAGTCCATAAACCCCTGACATATCTGCTTCGATAATCACTTGTGAAGCTTTAGTTCCTTGAACCTCTCGACTTGCCTGTACCTGTGCCTCTAGTTTATCCAGTTGGCGGGTTTTGATGCGTTGTTCTTGATTAAGACGATCAATGGTTTCATTCTGAAGTTGTACTTCTAGTTGGGCTTCCGCAAGATTTTTAGCGAGGGTTTGGACAAGGGATTCAGCCCCACTAACTTCTGCTTCTTGTAAACGCAAAGCATCTTCTAAAGACTGATTAGAGAGCATATCCACGGCATAGCGACCTTCACCAGCCATGATTTCTTGCAGTTCCTTTTCCTGCGATTCTAATTGGAGCGATCGCTGATTGAGTACTTCACGAATTCTAGTTTGTTCCTGCTTTTGCGGATCGAGTTCAGCTTGAGCGCTATCTACATCTTGTCTGAGTTGTGTTTGTTGGCGCACCCATTCCGACGAAGCAGAGGCGATCGCTTGGACTTCCTTACGATATTGGGAAACAATCGCAGCCTGTTGATCGCGAGCCTTTTCCGCAGTAGCTACTGCTTCTTCTTTAAATTGTTTTTGCGATTCTAATTCTTCTGCTTCCCTTAGAAGTCGATCAATTTCCTCTTGGGTGTTAACAATGTGATTTTGATTGTTTTGATAGGAACTAGTTAGGGACTGTTGTTGCCTTTGTAAACCACGCAATTCTGCCTGTTGTGCCGATAGATTGCTGGAAACCGAGAGATATTCCTCTTCGCCAAGGGTATGTACGCGATCGCTAAGTTCATTAAGCTGAACCGTTCCCGTTTCAATTACCTGTGCGATTTCCGCTAAGGACTTAGCTAAATTACTACATTGCTCCTTATTATTGACCAGTTCGACATTGCGGATTGACTGCTGATAGGTAATTTCCCTTTGTTTGAGTACCGCTTCCGATGCTTCCATCTGTTCATATTCAGCTCGTAGCGCCTTATACTTCTCAGCCTTAACGCGATCGCCCTTTAGTTTTTCTTTATTGGCAACTAGTTCCTGTTCAACAATCCGAAATCTCTCTTCTTGAGTTTTGACATCATCTAATTTGTCCTTAGCTGTAGAAATCTTGCGATCGAACTCGCCGACACCTGCCAACTCATCAATAATCTCGCGACGTTCTCGCGAATTCATGGAAATAATTCCTGTAACATCCCCCTGTAATACCACATTATAGCCTTCAGGATAAATGCGGAATTTGGCTAATTGTTCGTGCAATTCACTTAAATTGCAAGGTGTGCCGTTGATGTAATAGGTGGAAGTATAAGTACCCTGACTGGTCACGCGCAGCTTCCGCATTACCGTCCATTCGCCAATAGTTTGTCCCTCAGCCTTAGGAATATCTACCCCTTCGCTCTGCAAAGCCGCCATTTCTTCTTCTTCGAGGGCAAAGGTCACGGTTACACTCGCCTCGACCATTCGCCCCTTTTTGCTATGGGCTTGGTTGACCAAATCTGGCAAGCGATCGGCGCGCATCCCCTTTGAGCCTGCTAGTCCTAGCGCAAATAGCAACGCATCAAGAATATTTGACTTGCCCGATCCGTTAGGACCCGAAACCACCGTAAACCCTTGCAACAGTGGTATTGATGTGGTCGAGCCAAAGGACTTAAATCTGGTGAGTTCTACATTTTTAATGTACATAATGGCGATCGCGGGCTGACCGAGGTATGACGAGCATTGGGGATAGGACTATGCGCGAGGTCAATTTTGACAGCACGAAAGTGCCAATACGTTATCACAACTTGGCGAAAATGGCGTATTGATCCTCAAGATTTTTGCATCTATAGCAAATGATATCCCTCACTCCAAGGCTACTTTGTACAGATTAAGTTGTGAGTTCGATAACGCCATTTGCGCGGCGCAAATGGCGAAAAATGGTAAAAACCGCTTAGCGGTTTTTACCATTTTTCGCCTTCGTCGAACTGACGTTAAGTTAGCAATATCATGAGTTACCAAAAATCTCCCTAAATCCCACTTTTTAACGGCATTTATACTTGATGTACCAAATCTTTACCCCCTCTAACTCACCCTTGCAAGGGTGAGGATTTAACTTTCCCTACCTTTCAAGGCGGGACTGAGGGGGTAAAGATTTGTACGGTGTGCCAAGTATATGAGTGCTGTTTTAAGGGAGACTTACGTAAGAAGCTCTAAAACTTAGATAGGCGACTTATGTAGCAATTGGAGGGGAATATCACTGCTTTTTTGTCAAATTTGTCAGAGTAGTTAAAGAATCGTCTGAATCTGGAGTTTAGCTGCTAGAACCAGAGCCAAAACGAATTGAGTATACTTCCTGCTCTTTGTCGGTGTAGATTTCGACATCGGACTTGGGATATGACACGCAGAGGAGAATATAGCCTTTAGCATCTAGTTCTTCACCCATGCCGCCAATACCCATGCCTTGGCTTTGGTCAACTTCACCCTTCACAATTTGAGCAGCACAAGTTGTACATACCCCTGCATAACATGAACAGGGTAAATCCACACCTGCGGCGATCGCTGCATCAAGAATTGCTTGATCTTCGGGGACAGGGACAGTAAAGGTTTGTCCTTGGTGGTGAAGGGTAGCTGTAAAGGTCTGAGTCATTTTTTATAAGTTACAGTGCGTAAAGTGAATGATAAGATATGCAATTGGCTTAATTTTATCTCCTCATATGCAACCCCGCCACATCGCCCGCGAACTCGCACTATTTAGTATCAACCAGTTACCTAGCCAATCCCAAAAGCTAGAGACTAAAACCCTTGATGACATCATTACCGCCGTTGTGCGATCGCTACATGATGAGACCAAGGAATTATTGCAAACTGCCAGCGCTGAGTTGCAACGTGGTCAAGAACGCATATCTTCTAGCGAGACTCGGACTGGTGACATCCGCCAAGATATTCAAGCTGTGGAAGGGATGGTGCGTGAGGCGATCAATCTCACTAAAAATGCGATCAACAATATTGGCTCGGCTCTAGAGTTTCCGATAACGCTAGTACTATCTCAACGTGCTGAAGTTCGTAACTATACGATCGATATTCTGAAAACTGTAAATACTAAACGATCGCAGATTGATGAAACTATCAGTAGTGCCTTAGTTAATTGGCAAATTGATCG from Pseudanabaena sp. Chao 1811 encodes the following:
- the nusB gene encoding transcription antitermination factor NusB; the encoded protein is MQPRHIARELALFSINQLPSQSQKLETKTLDDIITAVVRSLHDETKELLQTASAELQRGQERISSSETRTGDIRQDIQAVEGMVREAINLTKNAINNIGSALEFPITLVLSQRAEVRNYTIDILKTVNTKRSQIDETISSALVNWQIDRLAQVDKDILRIATAEMMFLNVASKIAIDEAVELAKRYSSEDGYRFINGVLRRIDDQLKESRKAK
- a CDS encoding 2Fe-2S iron-sulfur cluster-binding protein; amino-acid sequence: MTQTFTATLHHQGQTFTVPVPEDQAILDAAIAAGVDLPCSCYAGVCTTCAAQIVKGEVDQSQGMGIGGMGEELDAKGYILLCVSYPKSDVEIYTDKEQEVYSIRFGSGSSS
- the smc gene encoding chromosome segregation protein SMC, with product MYIKNVELTRFKSFGSTTSIPLLQGFTVVSGPNGSGKSNILDALLFALGLAGSKGMRADRLPDLVNQAHSKKGRMVEASVTVTFALEEEEMAALQSEGVDIPKAEGQTIGEWTVMRKLRVTSQGTYTSTYYINGTPCNLSELHEQLAKFRIYPEGYNVVLQGDVTGIISMNSRERREIIDELAGVGEFDRKISTAKDKLDDVKTQEERFRIVEQELVANKEKLKGDRVKAEKYKALRAEYEQMEASEAVLKQREITYQQSIRNVELVNNKEQCSNLAKSLAEIAQVIETGTVQLNELSDRVHTLGEEEYLSVSSNLSAQQAELRGLQRQQQSLTSSYQNNQNHIVNTQEEIDRLLREAEELESQKQFKEEAVATAEKARDQQAAIVSQYRKEVQAIASASSEWVRQQTQLRQDVDSAQAELDPQKQEQTRIREVLNQRSLQLESQEKELQEIMAGEGRYAVDMLSNQSLEDALRLQEAEVSGAESLVQTLAKNLAEAQLEVQLQNETIDRLNQEQRIKTRQLDKLEAQVQASREVQGTKASQVIIEADMSGVYGLVAQLGLVEPRYQLALEICAGGRLGNLVVESDEVAAEAIALLKKERAGRATFLPLNKLQPAKFPSRVEAKKLGAIDYAFNLVTYEDRYQDVFSFVFGNTLVFENLDQARFHIGKYRMVTLEGEILETSGAMTGGSAPLHTSLHFGNAKPAESSETKQLRDRLLEIDQMLARLNQRLRGALTGIAKYEEQLQAARTTHREAQLKRDRIYEQIERNSRDRSRLQDQIQQTRAAIEIGQAQLNTLDGNIAELEAKLLVKRAELAELEKSGTHSRWLQGQEALQGQEALLNSAEIELRTAKQQLGELENQHKLALEKMAQRQTRLQELRSTQTELINSTAQIQNQIKQTENAIASYQSRLEVLEQTIGAAKQERDAVERSLRAQQQQQQQQEWQLQKNRERQAELEQQIAQYKEQLEQIELPDPLPEVPETMTLEQLQLEQRRLLKRIQSMEPVNMMAIAEYEATSERLDELSSRLETLNQERTELLIRIENFTTLRQRAFMQAFDAVNGHFKEIFAELSDGDGYLQLENPNAPLSGGLTLVAHPKGKQVQHLSSMSGGEKSLTALSFIFALQRYRPSPFYAFDEVDMFLDGANVERLSKMVRKQANLAQFIVVSLRRPMIEASERTIGVTQARGAHTQVLGLELRSS
- a CDS encoding transposase, whose translation is MANDRPPVVGTVGRNSGQIRMKVCDNTQQITIQPQVEVTTLPNTTVYTDESDAYNRIPDSGRERQTVCHSQREYARDDDQDGFCEVHCNTMEGIWVGLRNFLRPFRGIHKKYLYTLTGSRLYFSKGEEWKKR
- the radA gene encoding DNA repair protein RadA; protein product: MAKAKSRYVCNNCGEDFPQMYGKCPACSSWGTLQEELIPVISTNTNAIATFSHLGTTKSTGKAKPRESLTLSQITDNDQARSPSGYEELDRVLGGGIVAGSLVLIGGEPGIGKSTLLLGMAQKLMSRYPTLYVCAEESAQQVKLRSQRLGILEENSDDLYLLAETDLETVLRELQSLRPKVAVIDSIQALYFSNLNAAPGSVSQVRECTAALMRVAKRENISLFIVGHVTKEGSIAGPKVLEHMVDTVLYFEGDRFATHRLLRSVKNRFGATQEIGVFEMIDRGLREVSNPSELFLGNRDESVPGTATIVACEGTRPIVVELQALVSPTSYSSPRRTTTGIETNRFLQILAVLEKRIGIPLSKLDAYVAAAGGLNVAEPAVDLGVAIAVAASFRDRTVDPRTVMIGEVGLGGQVRPVSQLDMRLKEAAKLGFKRAIIPSMQVMQNYGMEIVPVTKVLDAIVAALPRTKFEASKPSDDSLDE